The Nocardioides zeae genome includes the window GAGCAGCAGCCCGACGAGCACGAGGACCTGCGCGGCCCCCGCCTGGACGGGGGAGGCCCCGGCGAGCAGCACGCCGACGAACGCGCCCGGCAGGGTGACGAGGCCGACCGTGCGTGTCTGGTCGAGCCCCGGGACGAGGCCGAGGGCCGCAGCCGGTCGGCCGACGACACCGACCGCCTGCCGCCGCGTGCCGCCGAGCGCGAGCACCCCCTCGTAGAGGTCGCGGTGGTCGCGGAGCTCGTCCGTGATGCGCCGCCCCGCGAGCGTCGTCGCCGTCATGGCGCCACCGACGAGGATGCCGGCGACCGGGAGCACCGCCACCGGCTCGAACGGCACCGCCCCGACCGCCACGGCCGCGACGACGGTGGGCACCATCCCCGCGGTGATCGGCACGACGAGCCAGGGGCTCGGCGCGCGGCGGTCCGTGATCCGCCGGCCGGCCGTGAGGGTCGCGACGGCGACCATCAGCAGGACGAACGCCAGGGTGGCGGCCATCGACCGGAGGACGAGCCCGATCAGCAGGCTCACCAGCGTCAGCTGCACCACCGCCCGGGTCGCCGCCCACGCAGGCGCGCGCCACGGACCCAGGGCGGACAGCCGGACCACCAGCGCGGCAGCGGCCGCCAGTCCCGTGACGAGGAAGGCGAGGGGCCAGCCGGGTTCGACCACGTCGGTGCCTCCTCCTCGCCGGACGCCCGGGCGCTCGCCGGGGGGTTGCTGGTCCGGAGGATAGGACCGGCGGTGCACGATGGCGTCATGACACGACTGCCGCTCGTGGTCGCCCCCATGGCCGGTGGGCCCAGCACGCCCGACCTCGTCGTCGCGGCCGCCGACGCCGGCGCGCTCGGCTTCCTGGCGGCGGGCTACAAGACGCCGGAGGCGCTGGCGGCGGAGGTCGGCGCCGTGCGGCAGCGGACCGACCGGTTCGGGGTCAACCTGTTCGTGCCGACCCCGGTGCCGGTGGACCGGGACGCCTACGCGGCGTACGCGCAGCGCCTGGCCCCCCTCGCCCTCCGGCACGGCGTCACGGACCTGCCGGCCGAGCCGCGGGAGGACGACGACGCGTGGGAGGCCAAGGTCGAGCTCCTGCTCGCCGACCCGGTGCCGTTCGTGAGCTTCACGTTCGGGCTGCCCGCCCCGTCGGTCGTGCG containing:
- a CDS encoding ABC transporter permease; translated protein: MVEPGWPLAFLVTGLAAAAALVVRLSALGPWRAPAWAATRAVVQLTLVSLLIGLVLRSMAATLAFVLLMVAVATLTAGRRITDRRAPSPWLVVPITAGMVPTVVAAVAVGAVPFEPVAVLPVAGILVGGAMTATTLAGRRITDELRDHRDLYEGVLALGGTRRQAVGVVGRPAAALGLVPGLDQTRTVGLVTLPGAFVGVLLAGASPVQAGAAQVLVLVGLLLVQSVAAAVLVELVAAGRLPVDGAPLAR